The Fulvivirga maritima genome segment CTTCTGTAGCGTCCAGGTTAAACATCAGGTCAAAAACCTGCTCATGAACCTCGTCAGGACGACAGTTTTCTTTATCCACCTTATTTACAACCACTATTGGTTTAAGACCTAATGAAAGGGCTTTACCTAGTACGAAGCGTGTTTGTGGCATAGGGCCTTCAAATGCATCAACCAATAGTATTACACCATCGGCCATTTTTAAAACCCTTTCTACTTCTCCTCCAAAATCGGCGTGACCAGGAGTGTCTATGATGTTAATCTTTACATCATTGTATCGAACGGAAACGTTCTTAGACACGATAGTAATGCCTCTTTCTTTTTCTAAGTCCTCGTTATCAAGAATAAGGTCGTCTGACTCTTCATTTTCTCTTAATATTTTTGAGGCATGGATAATTTTGTCAACCAAGGTAGTTTTACCGTGGTCAACGTGAGCTATAATAGCTACATTTCTAATATTTTGCATAGACTGAAATTGAGCTGCAAAGCTAATAATTTAAAAGCAAACAAATGTTATCGAAATTCAATTTTACAAGCCATACATTTATTTGTGTAAATAAGTTTCATGTTTTTGAAGCAAAAGACTATTTACGAGGTGTGACAAGAAAATCAAAGATTTGTTTAATTGATTATAAGAAAACTTACTATTGTTACAAAGTGGGTGTGTACTATAAATAACTAAGAGTATATAATTAAGTATATACTCGTAGCTTTTACAAGGTAACCTTATGTCGTGGAGAAAATTTTACTTCCCTCGATCTGATCTTTTTTATGATTGTGTTTTCATAACCAGTTGTTATTCAGTTTTTTTCAAGAATAAGTCTTTTGTTGAAATGATGAACAATAAGCCTTGTGCGCGCTATTCAGGCTTATGTTAGGTTTTTGTTAAAATTGCCCCTGATCTTCCATGGTAAACCCACTCATGGGCTTGGCTAAGGTGTGTTTCTGGCTCTTCTGTTTCGTGTTTTTAGATATATTTTCCCTTTTTACCGTGATGAAAGAGAAGCTGGCTATGATTGCTAGTGCGAGGGTCGTTATTATAAGTTTAGTTTTCATGTTCGAGTTCAGTTTATAAGGTTGTGAGTAAGTTGAGTTCAGTAATCAAAATCCACCAGTTTCGGAGATAGCAGATCCGTCTCCGGATACGTGTCTGGCTTCAGTTTGAGGAGTCACTTCTTCTTCATTGCAAGAAGAGAATATTGAAGCTACAGGAATGGCTAATAGAGTGATTAAGATTAATTTTTTCATGTTCGAGTTCAGTTTATAAGTAAGTTGAGTTTAGTAATTAAAATCCACCAGTTTCGGAGATGGCAGATCCGTCTCCGGATACGTGTCTTGCTTCAGTTTGAGGAGTCACTTCTTCTTCATTGCAAGAAGAGAACATTGAAGCTACAGGAATGGCTAATAGAGTGATTAAGATTAATTTTTTCATGTTCGAGTTCAGTTTATAAGTAAGTTGAGTTTAGTAATTAAAATCCACCAGTTTCGGAGATGGCAGATCCGTCTCCGGATACGTGTCTTGCTTCAGTTTGAGGAGTCACTTCTTCTTCGTTGCAAGAAGAGAACATTGAAGCTACAGGAATGGCTAATAGAGTGATTAAGATTAATTTTTTCATGTTCGAGTTCAGTTTATAAGTAAGTTGAGTTCAGTAATTAAAATCCACCAGTTTCGGAGATAGCAGATCCGTCTCCGGATTCGTGTCTGGACAGGCTTGTTGGTTTTACCTCCTCTTCGGAGCAGGCATAAGTGATAATTGATAATAAAATCAGTGTTAAAATTGTAAATAGTTTGCTTTTCATATTATAATTGATTTTAGATTTAGACTTCTTTTGATTTTTGTTTTAATTTATTGCTGTCACTATTTAAAAGCCTTATTTATGGGTAAAATATTACATGTATAATTACTTATCCTTACTTGGTTGATGTTTGTTTTAGTGTGAAGGAGAGACAAAAATGATAGAATGAATTGCTAAAAAATAATCAACTGTTAACTAAAACTTACTTGTGTGTTTCTTGAATAAGTTATTTATAAAAACCCTTGTCTTAATTTTTGCTTTTTTCTGCAGTTCAGTAGTTTATGGGGAGAGTGATGTTGATTCTTTGAAGACGCAATTGAAAAAAGTCAATTATAAGAGTAAAGCAGAAGTTGCTAGGCAACTTTTTGTAGCCTATAGAAATATAGATCTTGATTCTGCTTTGATTTATGCTCGGGTGTCGAGTGAATATGCATCATATGTAGGCGATAGTTTGACAATTTCTCGAGCGGAATTTTGTATTGGGTGGGTTTATGAGCGTAAAGGATATTATCAGGATGCTGTTCAGCACTATCATAAGTCTTTGCAAATAGCTAATGAAAATGGCTTTGATGATCGCAAAAAGTACATTTTAAACAATCTCGGTAATGCTAATTACTTCTTTGGTAACTATGATGATGCTCTTAGGTATCATTTAGAATCACTTAAGCTTAGAGAACGTGAAGGGAATTTGGTAGAAGTGGCTATTTCTTGTAATAACATCGGTCTGGTTTATTATAAGATTAGAGATTTTGATAAGGCGATTAATTTTTTTGATCGTGCTTTGAAGATAAAGAAGGAGATAGGTGATGATACAGATTTGGAAAGTATCCTTATCAATTTAGGTTTATGTTATTCTGAGTTAAATAGATATAAAGAGGCCTTAGAGTTTTTTGATAGGATTTTGGCTCTTTGTGAGGTAGGTTGTGAAGATCGGATGAAAATAGAAGCCTACAATGGAGCAGGAATAGCGTATTATTCGTTAGGAGAGATTAAGAAGGCTAAGATGTATTTTGAGGCTTCAAATAAATTGGCTATTGATGATGATTTTCAAATGTATCATGTCATTAATGATCACTTCTTAGCTAAAGTTCTTTTAGCGGAGCAAAATACTGAAGGGGCTATATCTTACTTGATGAAAAGTTTAAGAGGGGCAGAGAATTTAAGATATAGGACATGGATAAGAGATAATTATCAATTGTTAGCAGAAATAAATGCTTTGCGTAAAAAGTATGAAGAAGCCTACTATTATCAAAGGAGATATGATTCATTAAATAGTCAGGTGTTAAATGAAGAAGTAATCCAAAATCTGGCTAAGATTCAGATTGAATATCAGGAGCGTGAGAATATGGAGACTATTAGTATGCAGCAGTCTCAAATATCACGAAGAACTACCTTGCTACTGCTTTCGGGCATTATTATTTTTCTGGCGTTGGTTATCCTGGTTATTCTGTATAGAAATAATTTCCATAGGCGTAAGGTGAATGAAAAATTGTCTGAGGCTAATGAAACTATTGAAAGGCAAAATCATGAGCTGACAGATATAAATGTGAAGCTGGAAGAAAAGGTGCGAGACAGAACTAAAGAGTTAAAAGATTCTAATGCGGCACTTTTAAAGTCTAACCATGAGCTGGATAATTTTATCTATAAAACTTCTCATGATATAAGGGGGCCGCTGGCAACTTTACAAGGTATTTGTAATGTGGCTTTAATTGATATAAAAGATGCAAAGGCGGTTGATTATTTTAAGAAGCTCGGTAGTACAGCTAAAAAACTCAATGAGATTCTTTCCAAACTGTTGATTATAAATCAGATCAACAATTCATTAATTACAGAAGAAAGGGTTGATTTTAATGACCTGATCGAAAATGTAATAGTTAAACAGAAGAAGAATCAATCGGGCAAGAAGGTTAAAATAAGCAAAGAGATAGATGATCATCTTTACTTTAAAAGTGATGTAGAATTGCTTAAGATAATTTTAAATAACCTCATAGGTAATGCCTTTAAGTTCTATAATACCTCCAGTCGGGTAGATTCATTTGTACATATTACTGTGAAGAAGTTAAAGGCCGACGATGTAGAAATACGAGTGATTGATAATGGAATAGGTATTGAGGATAAGGCTTCTATTAAAATTTTTGAGATTTTCTCTAAAGCTTCAGAAATGGGAGATTCAGCGGGCTTAGGGCTCTATCTGGTAAAATTGGCTGTAGAAAAATTAGAAGGTGATATTTCTTTAAAAAGAACAGAAGAAGGATTTACTTGCTTTACCGTCAGATTTTCGAATTCTTAAGATTTTGATTTTCCATATATCAAAATAGAATGCGGATGTTTCCGCCTCTTTCCTGCTTGTTAGTTAATAAACAGCTAAGAAATTTTATCTTTGCAGCATTAATTCTGATAAATGATGCAAGATACTGATACGAACTTTAAAAGACATACTATTACCGCCGCATTACCTTATGCTAATGGCCCTGTACATATTGGGCATTTGGCAGGGGTGTACGTACCGGCTGATATTTATGTAAGATACCTGAAAAGTAAAAAGGAAGATGTAGTTTTTGTCTGCGGATCTGATGAGCATGGTGTTGCTATTACTTTAAGAGCAAAAAAAGAAGGAGTAACGCCAAAAGAGGTTGTAGATAAATACCATACCCTGATTAAAGATTCCTTTGAGCAATTTGGGATCGACTTTGATATTTACTCCAGAACATCATCCGAAGTGCATAAGCAGACTTCAATGGATATGTTTAAAAAGCTCTATGACATGGGAGTGTTTGAGGAGCAAACTTCTAAGCAATACTATGATGAAAAGAGTAAGCTGTTTTTGGCTGATCGATATATCATAGGTACTTGCCCTAAATGTGGATACGATCAGGCCTATGGAGATCAGTGCGAAAAGTGTGGATCATCTCTAAGTCCTGCAGAATTAATTAATCCTAAGTCAGCTTTAAGTGGAGATGAACCTGTGCTTAAAGAAACCAAGCACTGGTATTTTCCTATGGATAAGTACGAGCCTTGGTTGAAGGAGTGGATACTGGAAGATCATAAAGAGTGGAAGACTAATGTGTA includes the following:
- a CDS encoding tetratricopeptide repeat protein, with protein sequence MKKVNYKSKAEVARQLFVAYRNIDLDSALIYARVSSEYASYVGDSLTISRAEFCIGWVYERKGYYQDAVQHYHKSLQIANENGFDDRKKYILNNLGNANYFFGNYDDALRYHLESLKLREREGNLVEVAISCNNIGLVYYKIRDFDKAINFFDRALKIKKEIGDDTDLESILINLGLCYSELNRYKEALEFFDRILALCEVGCEDRMKIEAYNGAGIAYYSLGEIKKAKMYFEASNKLAIDDDFQMYHVINDHFLAKVLLAEQNTEGAISYLMKSLRGAENLRYRTWIRDNYQLLAEINALRKKYEEAYYYQRRYDSLNSQVLNEEVIQNLAKIQIEYQERENMETISMQQSQISRRTTLLLLSGIIIFLALVILVILYRNNFHRRKVNEKLSEANETIERQNHELTDINVKLEEKVRDRTKELKDSNAALLKSNHELDNFIYKTSHDIRGPLATLQGICNVALIDIKDAKAVDYFKKLGSTAKKLNEILSKLLIINQINNSLITEERVDFNDLIENVIVKQKKNQSGKKVKISKEIDDHLYFKSDVELLKIILNNLIGNAFKFYNTSSRVDSFVHITVKKLKADDVEIRVIDNGIGIEDKASIKIFEIFSKASEMGDSAGLGLYLVKLAVEKLEGDISLKRTEEGFTCFTVRFSNS